The DNA window TGCGGCAGCGTTCCTCGAGCTCCTCCTCGCGGCTCCTCGGCCCGGGCCCCGCGGCCTTCGGCCTGCCCCTGGGCTTCGGGCGCAGCGCCTCCGCGCCGCCCTCCCGGTAGAGCCTGCACCAGCGGTCGAGGGGAGACTTCGACATGATGCCGAACCTGGCCATCGCCGCCGGCCTTGGCATCCCGCGGTCGACGACGGCCGAGGCGGCGGCGACCCTCTGCTCGTACGTGTACCTGGCCTGCTTCCCGTCCATGCGCAGCAGCACCTCGCTCCCGAACGCGCGGTATATCTCCTGCCATTTTCTCACGGCGGCAATCGGGGCCGGGAGGCTGGCGGCGACCGACCTGCAGCCCAGTCCAGAGGAGAAGAGCTCCGCGGCCCTCCTCCTCACCCCGACGTCGTATCTAAACCTGAGGTCCGCCCGCATGAGAAAGCCTCCCATTTCTCGTGTCCAAGAAATGGGAGGCAGTTCAGTTCGGGCGGCCCCGTTTTTCGTCGTACGGGACTTTGGGCCAACGTTTTTGGCAGAAAAGGCCTTCGAGAGTGCGCTGGGAGGAAGGCCAGGAACGCAAACGAGGGCAAAACGGCGCCAAATGCTATCCGTTAAATTCGTTCCCGGAGTCCAAGTTGCCTTCCAGGGCGAAGTTGAGTGATCAAGAGGTGTCACCAGCGCACACTCGAAGGGTATTTCTGCCATCCGCCCGCATCCACACCATCCCGGCCTGGCCAAGCCCTGTTCTCTCTTACAAATCGCGTGAAAAGTTCGAGTTTTTAACGTGCGGTTGCCCGCGATTTGAGTAAGATACAGCTAGCGTTAGTTAAGTCCGTAACCAACAAGGAGAAAGGTGCTCAAACATGGTTAATGCCCTGGTTGTCTGCCGAGCCGGCGTCGGTTCCAGCATGCTGCTCCAGACGAAGATCCAGCAGATCTGCGCCAAGCGCGGCTACCGCATCGACGTCACGCACGGCAAGCTCGAGGACCTCATCGGCTATGACGGAGACGTCATCATCACCATGAGCGACCTCGCCCCCGAGATCGAGGGCAAGTTCCCCAGCGTCATCAGCATCTTCGACATCACCAACGAGGAGGAGATCGGCCAGAAGATGGGCGAGTTCATCACGTCCCACGACCACATCTCCTCTGCCGCCGATGACAAGAAGGCCGTCGACGTCTTCCTCGGCATCATGAAGGAGCAGGTCGCCGCCTTCATGGACGCCATCGACTACGACTCCATCACCGCCGCCAAGCGCCTGATCCAGGAGTCCGAGGCCAACGGCGGCCGCCTGCACGTGACGGGCATCGGCAAGCCGGGTCACGTCTCCGGCTACGCCGCGTCGCTGTTCTCCTCCACCGGCACCCCCACCTACGAGCTCCACGGCACCGAGTGCGTCCACGGCTCCGCTGGCCAGGTCAAGCCCGGCGACGTCGTCATCGCCATCTCCAACTCGGGCAACACCTCCGAGCTCAAGGCCACCGTCTCCTGCCTCAAGGGCAACGGCGTCAAGATCATCTCCCTCACGGGCAACCCCGACAGCTGGCTGGCCAAGGAGGGTGACGTCACCCTCATCGCCGGCGTCAAGGAGGAGGGCGACCCCATGAACAAGCCGCCTCGCGCCTCCATCATCGTCGAGATCCTCATGCTCCAGAGCCTCTCGATCCTGCTGCAGGAGGACTTCGGTCTGAACCCGCAGCAGTACGTCAAGTGGCACCCGGGCGGATCGCTCGGCGCGTCCATCCGCGAGGGCAAGTAGCCAACTCGCGCGGCGCTGCCCAAAGGTGACGCTCAAGCGGTCCGTGGCCCCAGGCTGCGGGCCGCTTTCTCATGTCGCGCGCCCAGGGCGTCCCGTCCCCGTCTACCGAGACAAGACGCGCTCACGCGTCGCCACGTCGCCGTCGTGGCTACACTAAAAGTTACGAACGAACCCGCGCCCGTGGGCGCGCAGAGAAGGGGAGACAGCATGGATGACAAGATTCTCGCTGCGGCGAAGCTCTGGAAGGAGAACGTCACCGAGGCCGACCTCGCCTCCGAGCTCGACGAGCTCATGGCAGACCCCGACCCCGAGAAGCTCTCCGACGCGTTCTACCGCAGCCTCTCGTTTGGCACGGCGGGCCTGCGCGGCACGCTCGGCGTGGGAACCAACCGCATGAACGTCTACACGGTTTCGCAGGCCACGCAAGGACTTGCCACCTACCTCAACGCCCACTTCGAGAACCCCACGGTGGCCATCGCCCGCGACTCGCGCAACAAGGGCGAGGACTTCGTGAAGGCCGCGGCCGGCGTGCTTGCCGCCAACGGCATCAAGTCCTACGTCTACCCGCGCATCGAGCCGGTTCCCACGCTCTCGTTCGCCACGCGTGACCTGCACTGCTCTGCTGGCATCGCCGTGACGGCCAGCCACAACCCCGCGCCCTACAATGGCTACAAGGTCTATGGCGACGATGGCTGCCAGATCGCCAACGAGGCCGCAGACGAGATCCAGAACACCATCTACGAGACGGACATCTTCACCGGCGTCAAGCACATGGACTTCGACGAGGCTCTGGAGGCCGGCCTCGTGGTCTGGACGCCCGACGAGGTGCTCGACCGCTTCATTGACGCCGTGGCCTCCCAGTCCATCGGCGCCAAGCCCAACCCCGACTTCTCCGTGGTCTACACGCCGCTCAACGGCACGGGCATCGAGTGCATGAACAAGATCTTGGCCCGCGTGGGCATCAGCAACGTCACGGTGGTGCCCGAGCAGGCCGAGCCGGACGGCAACTTCCCCACCTGCCCCTATCCCAACCCGGAGTTCCGCGAGGCGCTCGAGAAGGGCCTCGAGCTGTGCGACAAGGTCCACCCCGACCTCATGCTCGCGACTGACCCCGACGCAGACCGCATGGGCGTGGCCGTGCCGCATGACGGCGACTACAAGCTCATGACGGGCAACGAGATGGGCATCCTGCTCATCGACTGGCTCTCCCGCATGAAGGCCGAGGCCGGCGAGGACGTCTCGCGCAAGGTCGTCGTGACCACGATCGTCTCCTCTGCCATGCCCGACGCCCTGGCCAGGCACTACGGCTTCGAGACGCGCCGCGTGCTCACGGGCTTCAAGA is part of the Parolsenella massiliensis genome and encodes:
- a CDS encoding SIS domain-containing protein, whose amino-acid sequence is MVNALVVCRAGVGSSMLLQTKIQQICAKRGYRIDVTHGKLEDLIGYDGDVIITMSDLAPEIEGKFPSVISIFDITNEEEIGQKMGEFITSHDHISSAADDKKAVDVFLGIMKEQVAAFMDAIDYDSITAAKRLIQESEANGGRLHVTGIGKPGHVSGYAASLFSSTGTPTYELHGTECVHGSAGQVKPGDVVIAISNSGNTSELKATVSCLKGNGVKIISLTGNPDSWLAKEGDVTLIAGVKEEGDPMNKPPRASIIVEILMLQSLSILLQEDFGLNPQQYVKWHPGGSLGASIREGK
- a CDS encoding helix-turn-helix domain-containing protein — translated: MGGFLMRADLRFRYDVGVRRRAAELFSSGLGCRSVAASLPAPIAAVRKWQEIYRAFGSEVLLRMDGKQARYTYEQRVAAASAVVDRGMPRPAAMARFGIMSKSPLDRWCRLYREGGAEALRPKPRGRPKAAGPGPRSREEELEERCRRLEAEVAYLKKLRALAERDGL
- a CDS encoding phospho-sugar mutase is translated as MDDKILAAAKLWKENVTEADLASELDELMADPDPEKLSDAFYRSLSFGTAGLRGTLGVGTNRMNVYTVSQATQGLATYLNAHFENPTVAIARDSRNKGEDFVKAAAGVLAANGIKSYVYPRIEPVPTLSFATRDLHCSAGIAVTASHNPAPYNGYKVYGDDGCQIANEAADEIQNTIYETDIFTGVKHMDFDEALEAGLVVWTPDEVLDRFIDAVASQSIGAKPNPDFSVVYTPLNGTGIECMNKILARVGISNVTVVPEQAEPDGNFPTCPYPNPEFREALEKGLELCDKVHPDLMLATDPDADRMGVAVPHDGDYKLMTGNEMGILLIDWLSRMKAEAGEDVSRKVVVTTIVSSAMPDALARHYGFETRRVLTGFKNIGGQMDQLVEAGEPDRFLLGFEESYGYLVGLHARDKDAIVASMLTCEMAAWYAERGMDLYEAMDALYKEYGYYLNGVVNVSFPGAAGADKMSAIMSGLRQNPPTQIAGMPVKGFVDYKTDVQMTVTGGDGSCPAQLLPKSNVLEFQLDEGVKVIVRPSGTEPKIKAYLFSKGETREESQALNDKLAEVAKTELLA